In Gemmatimonadaceae bacterium, the following are encoded in one genomic region:
- a CDS encoding Uma2 family endonuclease: protein MSMPAALDRYYTREEVLAFPDDGNRYELVHGELLVSPAPRTRHQRVVGRLHFALMQFVEEHHAGEVLMSPADISWGGLPDVLVQPDLFVVPSRFGRVREWIEIQQLSLVIEVLSPTTARYDRFTKRRLYQERRVPLYWLIDVEQRRAEAWTPDATFPQMEERVLSWQPAAGATPFSIDLATLFEE from the coding sequence ATGTCCATGCCTGCCGCGCTGGATCGGTATTACACGAGGGAGGAAGTGCTCGCCTTCCCCGACGACGGGAACCGGTACGAGCTCGTGCATGGGGAGCTGCTGGTGAGCCCGGCGCCACGGACTCGGCATCAGCGCGTGGTCGGGCGGCTGCACTTCGCGCTGATGCAGTTTGTCGAGGAGCACCACGCCGGCGAGGTACTCATGTCTCCCGCCGACATCTCGTGGGGCGGGCTCCCCGATGTGCTCGTCCAGCCGGATCTCTTCGTCGTTCCGTCGCGCTTTGGGCGCGTGCGAGAGTGGATCGAGATCCAGCAGCTCTCGCTCGTCATCGAGGTCCTGAGCCCCACCACCGCGCGCTACGACCGTTTCACCAAGCGCCGCCTGTACCAGGAACGGCGCGTCCCCCTGTACTGGCTCATCGATGTGGAGCAGCGCCGCGCCGAGGCCTGGACGCCCGATGCGACCTTCCCCCAGATGGAGGAGCGCGTGCTGTCGTGGCAGCCGGCGGCGGGAGCGACGCCGTTCAGCATCGACCTCGCGACGCTGTTCGAGGAATAG
- a CDS encoding glycosyl hydrolase translates to MSSSVHSSGSRWRDASIVVAVVAAVAAVALAAGSAPLVAQARPAGVRAQVAPAPTAPMVVDTSLFSALRWREIGPARGGRSVAVAGSAQRPLEYWMGTTGGGVYKTTDAGMNWQAVTDRYFGGTIGAITVDPLNPDVVWVGGGETDIRGNTSHGDGLWKTSDGGRTWQMLGFRDEHISTIRIHPTNPSVAYIGVFGDVFKATPNRGVYKTTDGGKTFNKIFFTSDSAGVIDIAMDVTNPEVLYVAMWQAWRSPWGMSSGGVHSGIYKTTDGGASWTNLVKESKGLPQGLIGKVGLAVSPVNPRLVWAQIEADSGGVYKSSDGGATWAYINRERKLRQRAWYYSQIYADTRDTNIVYGLNVGFFRSNDGGKTFPVSINPPHGDNHDLWIAPNDNQRMVQGNDGGANVTFTAGRTWTDQEFPTAQFYHVTTTNEWPYKICGAQQDNSTLCGPSRKQGTIEIADWYDAGGCESGYIAAHPLKPNVTFAGCYGGNLDRKDRETDFTRDVTVYPRNPMGHSSEDIKVRFQWTFPIVFSRHNPNVLYAAGSQLFRSTNEGESWTAVSPELARRDPRTMGPSGGPITKDQTGVETYGLIFAFDESPVTPGLLWAGTDDGYIWISRNNGVKWDNVTPSDIGDFTRISIIEPSRYAAGTAYVAANRYALGDKTPILYKTTDYGRTWTKIVNGIKGDHFARAIREDPVRRGLLFAGTERGVYVSFDDGQNWQWLQKNLPFVPVHDIAIKDNDVILATHGRSFWVMDDISAMRQYQPDIAQKAAHLFKPVDAYRTQWSGGGGGGGGRGGATVGANPASGAVVYYMLKSPNQKVTLDFTDAKGDVIQSFTSDMDPDAAADSVRQEQARAARVDSLVRAGVSRDSALRVVRAAAGPGGPGGGGFGGGARRPRVANRAGLNTFSWNLRYPDAVTFDNLIMWAASTTGPVAPPGTYAVKLTVGGESQVQRFLVKKDPRGTATDADLQEQFRLLIAIRDKTTEANNAVRMVRNMRWNVNDRTGKLTGDQAKEFTSIAGGMMKEITAGEQEVYQTKNESNQDPLNFPIRLNNEIAGVASYVGQGEYRPTKQAYQVFGDLKVELDKQLKAIKASMDRDLPRLNAILRAAGLEELKPSTEEIKGNKPNVVS, encoded by the coding sequence ATGTCTTCGTCCGTTCACAGCTCGGGCAGTCGATGGCGCGACGCATCGATTGTGGTCGCCGTTGTTGCCGCCGTCGCGGCCGTAGCGCTTGCCGCGGGATCGGCGCCGCTCGTCGCGCAGGCGCGACCGGCCGGCGTGCGCGCGCAGGTTGCTCCCGCTCCCACGGCGCCCATGGTGGTCGACACGTCGCTCTTCTCCGCACTGCGCTGGCGCGAGATTGGACCGGCGCGCGGTGGGCGGTCGGTTGCTGTCGCCGGTTCGGCGCAACGCCCGCTCGAGTACTGGATGGGGACCACCGGTGGCGGGGTCTACAAGACCACCGATGCCGGGATGAACTGGCAGGCGGTGACCGACCGCTATTTTGGCGGGACGATTGGCGCCATCACCGTTGACCCGCTCAACCCCGACGTGGTCTGGGTGGGCGGCGGCGAGACCGACATCCGCGGCAACACGTCGCACGGCGATGGCCTGTGGAAGACGTCGGACGGTGGGCGCACCTGGCAGATGCTTGGCTTCCGCGACGAGCACATCTCCACCATCCGCATCCATCCCACCAACCCCAGCGTCGCCTACATCGGCGTGTTTGGGGACGTGTTCAAGGCGACGCCCAATCGCGGTGTGTACAAGACCACCGATGGCGGGAAGACGTTCAACAAGATCTTCTTCACCAGCGACTCGGCGGGCGTGATCGACATCGCGATGGACGTGACAAACCCCGAGGTGCTGTACGTCGCGATGTGGCAGGCGTGGCGCTCGCCGTGGGGGATGTCGTCGGGCGGTGTGCATTCGGGGATCTACAAGACGACCGATGGCGGCGCGAGCTGGACCAACCTGGTGAAGGAGTCGAAGGGGCTCCCGCAGGGACTCATCGGGAAGGTGGGGCTCGCCGTGTCGCCGGTGAACCCGCGGCTGGTGTGGGCGCAGATCGAGGCCGACTCGGGCGGTGTGTACAAGTCGAGTGATGGCGGCGCGACGTGGGCGTACATCAACCGCGAGCGCAAGCTGCGGCAGCGCGCCTGGTACTACTCGCAGATCTACGCCGACACCAGGGACACGAACATCGTCTACGGGCTCAACGTGGGCTTTTTCCGCTCCAACGACGGCGGGAAGACGTTCCCGGTGTCGATCAACCCGCCGCATGGCGACAACCACGACCTGTGGATCGCACCTAACGACAATCAGCGGATGGTGCAGGGCAACGACGGCGGGGCCAACGTGACCTTCACCGCGGGGCGCACGTGGACCGACCAGGAGTTCCCGACCGCGCAGTTCTACCACGTGACCACCACCAACGAGTGGCCGTACAAGATCTGCGGCGCGCAGCAGGACAACTCGACGCTCTGTGGCCCCTCGCGCAAGCAGGGGACGATCGAGATTGCCGACTGGTACGATGCCGGCGGCTGCGAATCGGGGTACATCGCGGCGCACCCGCTCAAGCCGAACGTCACCTTCGCCGGCTGCTACGGCGGCAACCTCGATCGCAAGGATCGCGAGACCGACTTCACGCGCGACGTGACCGTCTATCCGCGCAACCCGATGGGGCATTCGTCGGAAGACATCAAGGTCCGCTTCCAGTGGACCTTCCCGATCGTCTTCTCGCGCCACAATCCCAACGTGCTGTATGCGGCGGGGTCGCAGCTGTTCCGTTCCACCAACGAAGGGGAGTCGTGGACCGCGGTGTCGCCGGAACTTGCGCGTCGTGACCCCAGGACGATGGGCCCGTCGGGCGGTCCGATCACCAAGGACCAGACCGGCGTCGAGACGTACGGGCTCATCTTCGCCTTCGATGAGTCGCCGGTGACGCCCGGGCTGTTGTGGGCCGGGACCGACGACGGCTACATCTGGATCTCGCGCAACAACGGGGTCAAGTGGGACAACGTGACGCCGAGTGACATTGGCGACTTCACGCGCATCTCGATCATCGAGCCGTCGCGTTACGCGGCGGGGACGGCGTACGTCGCGGCCAACCGGTATGCGTTAGGCGACAAGACGCCGATCCTGTACAAGACGACCGACTACGGCAGGACGTGGACGAAGATCGTCAACGGGATCAAGGGCGATCACTTCGCGCGCGCGATTCGCGAGGATCCCGTCCGTCGCGGGTTGCTCTTTGCCGGCACCGAGCGCGGCGTGTACGTCTCGTTCGACGACGGGCAGAACTGGCAGTGGCTGCAGAAGAACCTGCCGTTCGTTCCCGTGCATGACATCGCGATCAAGGACAACGACGTCATCCTGGCCACGCACGGGCGGTCGTTCTGGGTGATGGACGACATCTCGGCGATGCGGCAGTACCAGCCGGACATTGCGCAGAAGGCGGCGCACCTCTTCAAGCCGGTCGATGCGTACCGGACGCAGTGGAGCGGGGGTGGCGGTGGCGGCGGTGGACGCGGCGGCGCCACGGTGGGCGCCAACCCGGCGTCGGGCGCGGTCGTCTACTACATGCTCAAGTCGCCCAACCAGAAGGTCACGCTCGACTTCACGGACGCGAAGGGTGACGTGATCCAGTCGTTCACCAGCGACATGGACCCCGACGCGGCCGCCGATTCGGTCCGTCAGGAGCAAGCGCGGGCCGCGCGCGTCGACTCGCTCGTGCGCGCCGGCGTGTCGCGCGACAGCGCGTTGCGTGTCGTGCGCGCGGCGGCCGGCCCGGGGGGCCCGGGTGGCGGCGGCTTCGGCGGCGGTGCGCGCCGTCCGCGCGTCGCCAACCGCGCGGGGCTCAACACCTTCTCGTGGAACCTGCGCTATCCCGATGCCGTCACGTTCGACAACCTGATCATGTGGGCGGCCAGCACCACGGGTCCCGTTGCGCCTCCCGGCACCTACGCCGTCAAGCTCACCGTGGGCGGCGAAAGCCAGGTGCAGCGCTTCCTGGTGAAGAAGGACCCGCGCGGCACCGCGACCGACGCCGACCTCCAGGAGCAGTTCCGCCTCCTGATCGCCATTCGCGACAAGACGACGGAGGCAAACAATGCCGTGCGCATGGTGCGCAACATGCGCTGGAACGTGAACGATCGCACCGGGAAGCTCACGGGCGACCAGGCCAAGGAGTTCACGTCGATCGCCGGCGGCATGATGAAGGAGATCACCGCGGGCGAGCAGGAGGTCTACCAGACCAAGAACGAGTCGAATCAGGACCCGCTCAACTTCCCCATCCGGCTCAACAACGAGATTGCCGGCGTGGCCAGCTACGTGGGGCAGGGCGAGTATCGCCCCACCAAGCAGGCGTACCAGGTGTTCGGCGACCTCAAGGTGGAGCTGGACAAGCAGCTCAAGGCGATCAAGGCGTCGATGGATCGCGACCTGCCCCGGCTGAATGCGATCCTGCGCGCGGCGGGGCTGGAGGAGCTGAAGCCGAGCACCGAGGAGATCAAGGGGAACAAGCCGAACGTCGTTTCGTAA
- a CDS encoding protein kinase translates to MIGTTVGNYRIVEKLGDGGMGAVFRAVDEMLDRDVAIKVLKPELARNAALIERFRLEAVALARLNHPRIATLHGLERHGESLLMIMEYVRGDTLEAIVHRNGRIAWARACELCAAVLDALDHAHDKGVVHRDIKPANVMLANNGAVKVMDFGIARLIGKSRQTQVGHAVGTPMYMAPEQLRGEEVDGRTDLYAVGAVLFELVTGRMAFEADSDYGLMMKQLNDPPPAASSYVTDVPPAVDDIIRRAMAKQRDDRYANATAFRDALLLASGLDVPPSRRTPIPAETRLAVESAAQNAPGALGAPVALGAQGPAGTRVASDAANRAPATRLADDAAPVTGTFHTAESPRQAQLRPWGSLEGWSEGWTRDWRTFAAAAAVLVAAGLGVRILRPDTDVTEMPGTRPDSAQAQVADTTPRTDIAQVVPPPRTEDASSLIINPPAQSGGGGSGGDNGTGGRRAQPPREAVVPPNDRPGGGSGGGSGIERAAPPAGGTSRPVSPTEPVTNDPPPRTDAPRDESPKGEAVESESAANDAIRAAIGSAASLLSGSNSSAASLLDGGTQEQWGALMREGRISMSVSGAPEVRLHGSRATAEFDASVNVRSPFGANRRKSARFTAELQRGGGGWRVVGLRPQGKLELK, encoded by the coding sequence ATGATCGGGACCACGGTCGGCAACTATCGCATCGTCGAGAAGCTTGGCGACGGCGGGATGGGGGCCGTCTTTCGCGCGGTCGACGAGATGCTCGACCGTGACGTGGCCATCAAGGTCCTCAAGCCGGAGCTGGCGCGCAACGCCGCGCTCATCGAGCGATTCCGCCTGGAGGCGGTCGCGCTCGCGCGCCTGAATCATCCGCGCATCGCCACGCTGCACGGGCTCGAGCGGCACGGTGAGTCGCTGCTCATGATCATGGAGTACGTGCGCGGCGACACGCTCGAGGCCATCGTGCATCGCAACGGGCGCATTGCCTGGGCGCGCGCCTGCGAGCTGTGCGCCGCCGTGCTCGACGCGCTCGACCACGCGCACGACAAGGGCGTGGTCCATCGCGACATCAAGCCGGCCAACGTCATGCTGGCGAACAATGGCGCGGTGAAGGTGATGGACTTCGGCATCGCGCGGCTCATCGGGAAGTCCCGCCAGACGCAAGTGGGGCACGCGGTGGGGACGCCGATGTACATGGCCCCTGAGCAGTTGCGGGGCGAGGAGGTGGACGGGCGCACCGACCTCTATGCCGTGGGCGCGGTCCTGTTCGAGCTGGTCACCGGGCGCATGGCCTTCGAGGCCGACTCGGACTACGGGCTGATGATGAAGCAGCTCAACGATCCACCGCCAGCCGCAAGTTCGTACGTAACTGACGTGCCACCGGCGGTGGACGACATCATCCGGCGGGCGATGGCCAAACAACGCGACGATCGCTACGCCAATGCGACGGCGTTCCGCGACGCGCTGCTCCTGGCCTCCGGGCTCGACGTTCCGCCCTCACGCCGCACGCCGATCCCCGCCGAGACGCGCCTGGCCGTGGAGTCCGCCGCGCAGAACGCGCCGGGTGCACTGGGTGCGCCGGTTGCGCTGGGTGCACAGGGGCCAGCGGGGACGCGCGTGGCCAGTGACGCCGCGAACCGAGCGCCGGCCACGCGCCTTGCCGACGATGCCGCCCCGGTGACGGGGACCTTCCACACCGCCGAGTCGCCCCGTCAGGCGCAATTGCGACCATGGGGATCGCTGGAGGGATGGTCGGAGGGATGGACGCGCGACTGGCGGACCTTCGCCGCGGCGGCCGCCGTACTCGTCGCCGCCGGGCTCGGCGTGCGCATACTTCGTCCGGACACCGACGTCACCGAGATGCCGGGGACGCGCCCGGACAGCGCGCAGGCGCAAGTGGCCGACACCACGCCGCGAACCGACATCGCGCAGGTTGTTCCTCCGCCGCGCACCGAGGATGCGTCGTCGCTCATCATCAACCCGCCGGCGCAGTCGGGCGGCGGCGGATCGGGGGGGGACAACGGAACGGGGGGGCGTCGAGCGCAACCACCGCGCGAAGCCGTCGTGCCGCCTAACGATCGCCCGGGCGGCGGGAGCGGGGGCGGGAGCGGAATCGAGCGAGCCGCGCCGCCGGCGGGTGGGACGTCTCGCCCGGTCTCGCCCACCGAGCCGGTTACTAACGATCCACCGCCGCGCACCGACGCACCGCGCGACGAGTCGCCCAAGGGCGAGGCGGTGGAGAGCGAGTCGGCCGCGAATGACGCGATCCGCGCTGCCATCGGGAGCGCGGCGAGTCTCCTGAGCGGCAGCAACTCGTCGGCGGCGTCGCTTCTCGACGGTGGCACGCAGGAGCAGTGGGGCGCGCTGATGCGGGAGGGGCGCATCTCGATGAGCGTGAGCGGTGCACCCGAGGTGCGCCTGCACGGCTCGCGCGCCACCGCGGAGTTCGACGCGAGCGTGAACGTCCGCTCCCCGTTCGGCGCCAACCGTCGCAAGAGCGCGCGCTTCACCGCGGAGCTGCAACGCGGTGGCGGCGGCTGGCGGGTGGTGGGGCTGCGGCCGCAGGGGAAGCTGGAGCTCAAGTAG